One region of Pirellulales bacterium genomic DNA includes:
- a CDS encoding NIPSNAP family protein: MLARAAKKPTVLTVLTFLAGLAVSIIVNNLPVRATADDATSTKSTASAPGERFFEMRTYIANEGKFEDLHKRFRDHTNRLFQKHGMELIGYWTPVADAKGEITDEAQRTLVYILAYPSREAREQSWKGFMGDPEWQAAYKESHKNGPLVGKVISQFLKPTDYSPIK; encoded by the coding sequence ATGCTCGCCCGTGCCGCAAAGAAGCCGACCGTCCTAACCGTATTGACGTTTTTGGCGGGACTCGCGGTCTCGATCATCGTCAACAATCTGCCGGTGCGGGCCACCGCCGATGATGCAACATCGACCAAGAGCACGGCTTCCGCCCCCGGCGAACGGTTCTTTGAAATGCGGACTTACATCGCCAACGAAGGCAAATTCGAAGATTTGCACAAGCGCTTTCGCGATCATACGAACCGGCTATTTCAGAAGCACGGTATGGAACTGATCGGTTACTGGACGCCAGTTGCCGACGCCAAGGGTGAAATCACAGACGAAGCGCAGCGGACGCTGGTTTACATTCTGGCGTATCCCAGTCGCGAAGCTCGCGAGCAGTCGTGGAAGGGATTCATGGGCGACCCCGAATGGCAAGCCGCTTACAAGGAATCGCACAAAAACGGCCCGCTTGTCGGCAAGGTCATCTCGCAGTTCTTGAAGCCGACAGATTACTCGCCGATCAAGTAG
- a CDS encoding ADP-ribosylation factor-directed GTPase activating protein isoform b codes for MSYGSKRFAQFGLLLFVIVAALPLLAGCSEGDISRASAATSRSKPEAIPAADEFRDRIDRAIALTAQRHLVAESNAAWQVVHGILAFGPDLQLEVDGKPTSALAYLQQGGRLTGWNLIPGDKGLEAPLEPASKTGQGHEDQWLGYLSLIGLPDTTPIKVGGKTYTVRDLVTQAQWDIYENMEATWSLMGFTAYLPLDAKWKSKDGSEWTIERVVAMESKQDLRRSACGGTHRLTALTVALNKYLESGGKLTGGWKAAYDKLYGEPGGAIAVMKAYQQPDGSFSSDYFNGARWTGDIGQRIGTTGHTLEFLALAVPESDLKAPWLTQSVNYLCKMLEETKEYELECGGLYHAARGLKIYRERRFGKPEHLLSGQASGPGPAPASL; via the coding sequence ATGTCGTACGGATCGAAGCGTTTTGCGCAATTCGGTTTGCTTCTGTTTGTAATTGTCGCTGCACTGCCGCTTCTGGCCGGGTGCAGTGAAGGCGACATTTCGCGCGCTTCGGCGGCCACCTCGCGAAGCAAACCTGAAGCAATTCCCGCCGCCGACGAATTCCGCGATCGTATCGATCGGGCGATCGCGCTGACCGCGCAGCGTCACCTGGTGGCCGAGAGCAACGCCGCCTGGCAAGTCGTGCATGGCATCCTGGCTTTCGGCCCGGACCTGCAACTGGAAGTAGACGGCAAGCCCACGTCGGCTCTGGCCTACTTGCAGCAAGGGGGACGACTAACCGGTTGGAACCTGATACCTGGGGATAAAGGTCTTGAAGCGCCCCTCGAGCCAGCAAGCAAAACAGGGCAGGGGCACGAGGATCAGTGGCTCGGATATCTTTCACTGATCGGCTTGCCTGACACGACGCCCATCAAAGTCGGCGGCAAAACGTACACCGTCCGTGACCTCGTCACGCAAGCGCAATGGGACATTTATGAAAACATGGAAGCAACGTGGTCGCTGATGGGCTTTACCGCCTACCTGCCGCTCGATGCCAAGTGGAAATCGAAAGACGGCAGCGAGTGGACGATCGAGCGGGTGGTGGCGATGGAGTCGAAGCAAGATTTGCGACGCAGCGCCTGCGGAGGAACGCATCGCCTGACTGCTCTGACCGTGGCTCTGAACAAATACCTGGAATCAGGCGGCAAGCTCACGGGCGGCTGGAAAGCGGCCTACGACAAGCTGTACGGCGAGCCGGGCGGAGCGATTGCCGTCATGAAAGCCTATCAACAGCCGGACGGTTCGTTCTCGTCCGACTACTTCAACGGGGCTCGCTGGACCGGCGACATCGGGCAGCGTATCGGCACGACCGGGCACACGCTGGAGTTCCTGGCCTTGGCCGTCCCTGAGAGCGATCTCAAGGCCCCGTGGCTCACCCAGTCCGTGAATTACTTGTGCAAGATGCTGGAAGAGACAAAAGAGTACGAACTGGAATGTGGCGGCCTGTATCACGCAGCACGCGGATTGAAGATCTACCGCGAGCGGCGGTTCGGTAAGCCCGAACATTTGCTCTCGGGCCAGGCGTCAGGTCCTGGGCCCGCGCCGGCATCGCTGTAA